A genomic region of uncultured Paludibaculum sp. contains the following coding sequences:
- the murG gene encoding undecaprenyldiphospho-muramoylpentapeptide beta-N-acetylglucosaminyltransferase encodes MTGGGTGGHVIPAVAVASELRGLGHEAVFIGTRRGLEATIVPRAGFDIEWIEIGGLKRVGLLQTLKTIALLPGSVWKSWRVLRARRAAAVFSMGGYVAAPAMLAATLSSVPIVVMEPNAMPGLVSRKLAGTVSRALIGFEESRKYFPEGRTEVTGLPVRQEFFDIQPRRPDGVFHVLITGGSRGAHALNKAASESWPLFRNSGKRVRIVLQCGADEHHALAREFNEYGLEGEVAAFIHDMPAAYAAADLVVSRSGAGAVSELTAAGRAAILVPFPAAADDHQRHNAEALQRAGAARVVLQSEWSGQKLFAVVSELMDKPAELAELSRSARALSKPGAARRAAEVLVELGRKRQRDGENH; translated from the coding sequence ATGACAGGCGGAGGCACCGGCGGCCACGTGATTCCAGCCGTGGCTGTGGCGTCGGAACTGCGCGGCCTGGGGCACGAGGCAGTGTTCATCGGGACCCGTCGCGGCCTGGAGGCCACCATCGTCCCCCGGGCAGGGTTCGACATTGAATGGATCGAGATCGGCGGCCTGAAGCGGGTGGGCCTTCTGCAGACGCTCAAAACAATCGCGCTGCTGCCCGGTAGTGTCTGGAAGAGCTGGAGAGTTCTGCGGGCGCGCCGTGCGGCCGCCGTGTTTTCGATGGGCGGGTATGTGGCGGCTCCGGCCATGCTGGCAGCGACGCTAAGCTCCGTCCCCATCGTGGTAATGGAGCCGAACGCAATGCCCGGCCTGGTCTCCCGCAAGTTGGCGGGAACCGTCAGCAGGGCGTTGATCGGATTTGAAGAGTCGCGCAAGTATTTTCCGGAAGGCAGGACCGAGGTTACCGGCCTGCCGGTGCGCCAGGAGTTCTTCGATATCCAGCCGCGCCGTCCAGACGGGGTCTTCCACGTCCTCATCACTGGCGGCAGTCGCGGGGCCCACGCGCTGAACAAAGCGGCCAGCGAAAGCTGGCCGCTGTTTCGAAACAGCGGGAAGAGAGTCCGGATAGTCTTGCAGTGCGGCGCGGACGAGCACCACGCCCTGGCGCGGGAGTTCAACGAGTACGGCCTGGAGGGCGAGGTGGCGGCATTCATCCACGACATGCCGGCGGCGTATGCCGCGGCCGATCTAGTCGTGAGCCGGTCGGGCGCCGGGGCGGTGAGCGAACTGACGGCAGCCGGGCGGGCAGCCATACTGGTTCCCTTCCCTGCCGCCGCCGACGATCACCAGAGGCACAACGCCGAGGCCCTGCAGCGGGCCGGGGCGGCACGCGTGGTGCTGCAGAGCGAGTGGTCGGGCCAAAAGCTCTTCGCGGTCGTCAGTGAGTTGATGGACAAGCCCGCGGAGTTGGCGGAGCTGTCGCGGAGCGCTCGCGCTTTGTCGAAGCCAGGAGCCGCGCGCCGGGCGGCCGAGGTATTGGTGGAGTTGGGCCGAAAACGGCAAAGGGACGGGGAAAACCACTGA
- the murC gene encoding UDP-N-acetylmuramate--L-alanine ligase: MFFQPQPLHFAGIGGIGMSGLAEIYHALGCRITGSDVKLSAITARLERLGIRVFEGHSSANLPADATALIVTSALRADNPELLEARRRGLPVVLRGELLADLMQGRRGVAVGGSHGKTTTTSMLACITLEAGLDPTVFVGTLVPFLDGSNARLGGDLLITECDESDGSFLELAPVYSIITNIDREHLDHYGSFENAKQAFVRFANRVAFLGAAIVCIDDVEVRSALPLIRRRTIPYGESPDAKLRLTDVITDKEGSRFRAALDGRALGEFTVNVLGRHNVLNAAAAIAVAIELDIPLERIRSGLAAYRGTGRRMEWKGSERGITVMDDYGHHPTEVRATLAALRQTRPDRLVVLFQPHRYTRTKALMSEFATAFLEADVVRIAEIYAASETPIEGVNAQALAEAIRRQGHPDCRFAGQLGEAAESLIAELREGDLVLTLGAGSITQAGPMILAGLRKESSDG, encoded by the coding sequence ATGTTTTTTCAACCTCAGCCCCTGCATTTTGCGGGCATCGGCGGCATCGGCATGAGCGGACTGGCCGAGATCTATCACGCCCTCGGGTGCCGCATCACCGGCTCCGACGTGAAGCTCTCGGCCATCACGGCACGGCTGGAGCGGCTAGGGATCCGTGTCTTCGAAGGCCATTCCAGCGCGAACCTGCCGGCCGACGCCACGGCGCTGATCGTGACATCGGCGTTGCGTGCCGATAATCCTGAACTGTTGGAAGCGCGCCGGCGGGGCCTGCCTGTCGTGCTGCGCGGCGAACTGCTGGCCGATCTGATGCAGGGTCGCAGGGGCGTGGCCGTGGGCGGAAGCCATGGAAAGACCACGACGACCTCCATGCTGGCTTGCATTACCTTGGAAGCCGGACTGGACCCAACGGTTTTCGTCGGGACCCTGGTGCCCTTCCTTGACGGCTCGAACGCCCGGTTGGGTGGCGATCTGTTGATCACCGAGTGCGACGAGAGCGATGGGTCGTTCCTGGAGCTCGCGCCCGTCTATAGCATCATCACGAATATCGACCGCGAGCACCTGGATCACTACGGGTCCTTCGAGAACGCCAAGCAGGCGTTTGTCCGCTTTGCCAATCGAGTCGCCTTCCTTGGAGCAGCCATCGTCTGCATCGACGATGTGGAGGTGCGATCGGCCCTACCGCTCATCCGGCGCCGGACGATCCCATACGGGGAATCACCGGACGCCAAGCTTCGGCTGACCGACGTCATCACGGACAAAGAGGGCAGCCGGTTTCGGGCGGCACTCGACGGCCGGGCGTTGGGCGAGTTCACGGTGAACGTCCTGGGACGGCACAATGTGTTGAATGCAGCGGCGGCAATTGCGGTCGCTATTGAACTGGACATCCCGCTGGAGCGGATCAGATCAGGACTCGCCGCCTATCGCGGCACCGGCCGGCGCATGGAATGGAAGGGCAGCGAGCGCGGCATCACGGTCATGGACGACTACGGCCATCATCCCACTGAGGTGCGGGCGACCCTGGCCGCGTTGCGGCAAACTCGCCCCGACCGGCTGGTGGTCTTGTTCCAACCCCACCGCTACACACGGACCAAGGCGCTGATGTCCGAGTTCGCTACGGCTTTCCTGGAGGCCGATGTGGTGCGCATTGCCGAGATCTATGCGGCCAGTGAAACGCCTATCGAAGGAGTGAACGCTCAGGCGCTGGCTGAAGCGATTCGCCGGCAAGGCCATCCGGACTGCCGGTTCGCGGGGCAACTTGGTGAGGCGGCGGAGAGCCTCATCGCTGAATTGAGGGAGGGCGACCTGGTCTTGACGCTGGGCGCCGGGAGCATCACGCAGGCAGGACCCATGATCCTGGCCGGGCTGAGAAAGGAATCTTCCGATGGCTAG
- a CDS encoding FtsQ-type POTRA domain-containing protein, translating into MARRKRQEEEVEEQESGSERSVVSRQTIHTAVRFTFWTLSLVICVFAVAWVTLQGEQFLSTDARFRVPRRGATARDAGIEVRGLKNASKAAVLRVFENDRGRSLADVDPDRRRLQLRTVDWVRDASVRRIWPNHLDVEVTEREPVAFVQVASGFTGSFDNPVTYKPMLIDADGVILRLRGSVPANLPLLTGVRLTEDVEIRRARVLRMLRLLDELREFRDRIPEIDVSDPESVRMTYQMQNQQVILILGNERFLERLNIFLRHYDGIRERLPARAILDVSLEGRITAIEPVDGPSGK; encoded by the coding sequence ATGGCTAGACGGAAGAGGCAAGAAGAGGAAGTCGAGGAGCAGGAATCCGGTTCGGAGCGGAGCGTCGTCTCCAGGCAGACCATCCACACCGCGGTCCGTTTCACGTTCTGGACCCTATCGCTGGTCATCTGCGTCTTCGCCGTGGCGTGGGTCACGTTGCAGGGTGAGCAGTTTCTCTCCACGGACGCGCGCTTCCGAGTACCCAGGCGAGGCGCCACCGCACGTGACGCAGGCATTGAAGTACGCGGCTTGAAGAACGCGTCAAAGGCCGCTGTGCTGCGGGTGTTTGAGAACGACCGTGGCCGTAGCCTGGCCGACGTCGATCCGGATCGCCGCCGTCTTCAGCTCAGGACTGTCGACTGGGTGCGCGATGCCAGCGTGCGCCGCATCTGGCCGAATCATCTCGATGTCGAGGTGACCGAACGCGAACCAGTGGCCTTCGTGCAGGTCGCCTCGGGCTTCACGGGCAGCTTCGATAATCCGGTCACCTACAAACCGATGCTCATCGACGCGGACGGCGTGATTCTGCGCCTGCGCGGCAGCGTACCAGCCAATCTGCCGCTGCTGACCGGTGTCCGCTTGACCGAAGATGTGGAGATCCGCCGCGCCCGCGTGCTGCGCATGCTGAGACTGCTGGATGAACTGCGCGAGTTCCGTGATCGCATCCCCGAGATCGACGTCAGCGATCCGGAGAGCGTTCGCATGACTTACCAGATGCAGAACCAGCAGGTGATCCTAATCCTGGGCAATGAGCGATTCCTGGAACGACTGAATATCTTCCTCCGTCACTACGATGGCATCCGCGAGCGGTTGCCGGCCCGAGCGATTCTCGACGTGAGCCTGGAGGGCCGCATCACCGCCATCGAACCTGTCGACGGACCTAGCGGGAAATAA
- the ftsA gene encoding cell division protein FtsA produces MSKKPQLAVGLDIGSAWTRVVVLSLVDNCLHYRGHSAVISRGWHRGQIADQSAVAETVRQAVQQAEVSSGEQIGSVVVGVGGPSTRSQQGRGLYEFGHRRPVERGDLVYAVELAARARLDEDRFLLQVMPQDFTVDGRPPLPHPLNIECQRLEAHALLITTSMQEHQALISAVHQAHLRVEETVFEAMAASYASILPEDRAGGVALVDIGGHSTHIVYYDGDALLYALGVPISGDHFTRDLGELKALSFDEAERVKFAHGCALLGLTADNIVIELPAETGRPGREINRRDLIEILEARAVQLFDLVEMCRVRYARETPLREGVVLCGGGSQLEGMVEVTEKVLGCPARLGFPRGIIDWPEALSTPVWTTSAGLAMYSARLQNRKDKKSGGPSIWSLFTGK; encoded by the coding sequence GTGTCAAAGAAACCTCAACTCGCCGTCGGACTCGACATCGGCAGCGCCTGGACGCGCGTTGTGGTGCTTTCGTTGGTGGACAACTGCCTGCACTATCGCGGGCATAGCGCAGTGATCTCGCGCGGCTGGCATCGCGGCCAGATCGCCGACCAGTCGGCGGTCGCCGAGACCGTGCGGCAGGCGGTGCAACAGGCAGAAGTCAGTTCGGGAGAACAAATCGGATCGGTAGTGGTGGGCGTCGGTGGTCCCTCGACTCGATCGCAGCAGGGCCGCGGCCTCTACGAGTTTGGACATAGACGGCCGGTGGAGCGTGGCGACTTGGTTTATGCCGTGGAACTTGCCGCCCGGGCACGCCTGGACGAGGACCGCTTCCTCTTGCAGGTGATGCCGCAGGACTTCACCGTGGACGGACGACCGCCTCTTCCCCACCCGCTCAATATCGAGTGCCAGCGACTGGAAGCACACGCGCTGCTGATTACCACCTCCATGCAGGAGCACCAGGCCCTGATCAGCGCCGTCCATCAAGCTCATCTCCGGGTGGAGGAGACCGTGTTCGAAGCCATGGCGGCCTCCTATGCCAGCATCCTGCCGGAGGATCGCGCGGGTGGCGTCGCGCTGGTGGACATCGGCGGCCATTCCACGCATATCGTCTACTACGATGGCGATGCCCTGCTCTACGCGTTGGGGGTCCCGATCTCCGGCGATCATTTCACACGCGATTTGGGCGAGTTGAAGGCCCTCTCGTTCGACGAGGCCGAGCGCGTGAAATTTGCCCATGGCTGCGCATTGTTGGGCCTGACGGCGGATAATATTGTCATAGAGCTGCCGGCCGAGACAGGCCGGCCCGGCCGCGAGATCAACCGTCGCGACCTGATCGAGATTCTCGAAGCACGGGCGGTGCAATTGTTCGATCTGGTGGAGATGTGCCGCGTCCGTTACGCGCGGGAGACGCCATTGCGCGAAGGCGTGGTCCTTTGCGGCGGCGGGTCGCAGTTGGAAGGAATGGTAGAGGTAACCGAGAAGGTTCTGGGGTGCCCGGCTCGGCTGGGATTCCCTCGGGGCATCATTGACTGGCCGGAAGCGTTATCGACTCCTGTCTGGACCACATCGGCCGGCCTGGCGATGTACTCCGCCCGCTTGCAGAATCGCAAGGACAAGAAAAGCGGGGGCCCAAGCATCTGGAGCCTGTTTACGGGAAAATGA
- the ftsZ gene encoding cell division protein FtsZ, whose product MPDLDALKFEIQDETLGGTRIKVVGVGGGGSNAVNRMVASGVGGVEFFVMNTDAQALRTSKIVNKIALGTRITHGLGAGSDPEVGRQAALEDTDRIIEVLEGADMVFVAAGLGGGTGTGAAPVIAALAKELNALTIAVVTKPFSFEGPRRMNQAERGLAELHATVDCVISIPNDRLVDLVPAGTSFFEAFRMADDVLRQGVQGISDIITTPGLINRDFADVRAIMLGMGFAMMGTATAKGPNAAIEAAKAAIQCPLLEEGGLKGARAILLNITSSGNLSLHEMHDACKLIRDATGNEDVQINFGLVPDDSLDDEVKITVIATGFQRENMMQVEPPHVSATRSTPKVLASAQVPSAPLMPVSQQPFSSMEFPAGTEPIFTPADAPGQEAYPGVTLDVEIEPEKAATPAAESELPPPLPPKPAAPAEDDAFSLDDLDTPAFLRRERKLFQ is encoded by the coding sequence ATGCCTGACCTCGACGCACTGAAATTTGAAATCCAAGACGAGACGCTCGGCGGCACCCGTATCAAAGTTGTCGGAGTCGGCGGCGGCGGTTCGAACGCCGTAAACCGCATGGTCGCCTCTGGCGTTGGCGGCGTGGAGTTCTTCGTCATGAACACGGACGCGCAGGCGCTCCGTACATCCAAGATCGTCAACAAGATAGCGCTCGGCACGCGCATCACGCACGGGCTGGGTGCCGGGTCGGACCCCGAGGTTGGCCGCCAGGCGGCGCTCGAGGACACCGACAGAATCATTGAGGTTCTGGAAGGCGCCGACATGGTCTTTGTGGCGGCCGGCTTGGGCGGTGGCACCGGCACGGGCGCCGCGCCCGTCATCGCCGCGCTCGCCAAGGAATTGAATGCGCTGACGATCGCCGTGGTGACCAAGCCGTTCAGCTTCGAGGGACCGCGCCGCATGAATCAGGCCGAACGGGGCCTGGCGGAACTCCACGCCACCGTGGATTGCGTCATTTCCATCCCGAACGACCGACTGGTGGATCTCGTACCCGCGGGCACCAGCTTCTTTGAAGCGTTCCGCATGGCCGACGATGTCCTGCGCCAGGGCGTTCAGGGTATCAGCGACATCATCACCACTCCGGGTCTGATCAACCGCGATTTCGCCGATGTGCGCGCCATCATGCTGGGCATGGGTTTCGCCATGATGGGCACCGCCACGGCCAAGGGCCCGAATGCCGCCATCGAGGCGGCCAAGGCTGCGATCCAGTGCCCGCTGCTGGAAGAAGGCGGCTTGAAGGGTGCCCGCGCCATCCTGCTCAACATCACCTCGTCCGGCAACCTGTCGCTGCATGAGATGCACGATGCGTGCAAGCTCATCCGCGACGCCACAGGCAACGAGGACGTCCAAATCAACTTCGGCCTGGTGCCGGACGATTCCCTCGACGACGAGGTGAAGATCACCGTCATCGCCACCGGCTTCCAGCGCGAGAACATGATGCAGGTGGAGCCGCCTCATGTATCGGCAACGCGCAGCACACCGAAGGTCCTCGCCTCCGCGCAGGTACCCAGCGCCCCCTTGATGCCGGTCAGCCAGCAGCCGTTCTCCTCCATGGAATTCCCTGCGGGCACTGAGCCGATATTCACTCCGGCCGACGCGCCAGGGCAGGAAGCCTACCCGGGTGTCACGCTGGACGTCGAGATCGAACCCGAAAAGGCGGCGACGCCAGCGGCGGAATCGGAATTGCCACCACCTCTTCCGCCCAAGCCGGCCGCGCCCGCGGAAGATGACGCGTTCTCCCTGGATGATCTTGACACGCCGGCATTCCTGCGGCGGGAACGGAAGCTATTCCAGTAA
- the murA gene encoding UDP-N-acetylglucosamine 1-carboxyvinyltransferase: MILRGGRPLAGEVALKGAKNSLPKIMVAALLTHERCVLRNVSRIVDVAIVSDLIAALGGEVTSPSPDVLEISAANLHPMERSVLKEFTGKSRIPILTCGPLLARFGEAPVPSLGGCRIGSRPVDFHIRALQDMGAELHDGAGDALLTCERLYGNKIRLDYPSVGATEQVILAAVRAEGVTELSNAAMEPEIMDLIMVLQKMGAIISVDVDRVITIVGVKVLHGFDHTAIPDRLEAASWASAAIATNGRIFVRNARQVDMMTFLNRYRQIGGDFRVSDDGIEFWRAGDKLRSTALETDVHPGFTTDYQQPFVIALTQAQGVSIVHETVYEQRFGYIDALNRMGAQIQLYRECLGGLKCRFGQRNYKHSAVIVGPTPLRGAEINIPDLRAGFSYVIAALVADGESTLTNTGLIERGYEDLVGKLLRLGAQIIDA, from the coding sequence ATGATACTACGCGGAGGAAGACCGCTCGCCGGCGAGGTTGCCCTGAAGGGCGCCAAGAACTCTCTGCCCAAGATCATGGTGGCCGCGCTGCTCACCCACGAGCGGTGCGTGTTGCGAAACGTCTCACGCATCGTGGACGTGGCCATCGTCAGTGACCTCATTGCGGCGCTGGGCGGCGAAGTCACCTCGCCGTCCCCCGATGTCCTGGAGATCTCCGCCGCCAACCTCCATCCAATGGAGCGCAGTGTTCTGAAGGAGTTCACCGGTAAGAGCCGCATCCCAATTCTGACCTGCGGTCCTCTGCTCGCGCGCTTCGGCGAAGCGCCAGTTCCGTCCCTGGGCGGTTGCCGCATCGGCAGCAGGCCCGTGGACTTTCACATTCGTGCCCTGCAGGATATGGGCGCCGAGCTACACGATGGAGCAGGCGATGCCCTGCTGACCTGCGAACGTCTTTACGGCAACAAGATCCGGCTGGACTACCCCAGCGTGGGCGCCACCGAACAAGTAATTCTTGCCGCGGTGCGCGCGGAAGGCGTCACGGAACTCTCCAACGCCGCAATGGAGCCCGAGATCATGGATCTGATCATGGTGCTCCAGAAGATGGGCGCCATCATCAGCGTGGATGTCGATCGTGTCATTACCATCGTCGGCGTGAAGGTGCTGCACGGCTTCGACCACACCGCCATTCCAGACCGCCTGGAGGCCGCATCCTGGGCATCCGCCGCCATCGCCACCAACGGACGCATCTTCGTCCGCAATGCCCGTCAGGTGGACATGATGACGTTCCTCAATCGCTACCGGCAGATCGGCGGCGACTTCCGCGTCTCCGATGACGGCATCGAATTCTGGAGGGCCGGCGACAAGCTGCGCTCCACCGCCCTGGAGACCGATGTCCATCCGGGCTTCACCACCGACTACCAGCAGCCGTTCGTCATCGCCCTGACTCAGGCGCAAGGGGTCTCCATCGTCCATGAGACGGTGTACGAACAGCGGTTCGGCTACATTGATGCCCTGAATCGCATGGGCGCGCAGATCCAGCTCTACCGTGAATGCCTGGGTGGACTGAAGTGCCGGTTCGGCCAGCGCAACTACAAGCACAGTGCGGTGATCGTCGGCCCCACACCGCTGCGCGGCGCGGAGATCAACATCCCCGACCTGCGCGCCGGCTTCAGCTATGTCATCGCGGCTCTCGTGGCCGATGGAGAATCGACGCTGACCAACACTGGACTGATCGAGCGCGGCTATGAAGACCTGGTGGGGAAACTGCTGCGGCTAGGCGCCCAGATCATCGACGCCTGA
- a CDS encoding FkbM family methyltransferase, producing MWIAEETVRELDRPGSRDELARVATKAARAASGEPIDILWDGMWIRRAEGIYFPDPELFQATNPRWDRWCHMASKYVRDADDYWFHVYKPQAGDVIVDIGAGRGEDVFAFSQKVRSEGHVWAIEAHPTNYRVLNRFCELNGLNNVQTLNVACVDVPARLHIETLPVWESNFVRGGGATPTSFPVEGVTFDSLAAEMGLEHIDFLKMNIEGAERQALPGCRNAMMRTSHVCIAAHDFRTARGEGEDFRTLEFVREFLTDCGFELVTREDDPRYYVPYHVHGVRRSESGVDDLGA from the coding sequence ATGTGGATTGCTGAAGAGACGGTCCGCGAACTGGACCGGCCCGGGTCGAGAGATGAACTGGCACGTGTGGCCACCAAGGCCGCACGCGCCGCCAGCGGCGAGCCGATCGACATCCTGTGGGACGGAATGTGGATCCGGAGGGCGGAGGGCATCTACTTCCCCGATCCGGAGCTCTTCCAGGCCACCAATCCGCGGTGGGACCGCTGGTGCCACATGGCGTCGAAGTACGTTCGTGACGCGGACGACTACTGGTTCCACGTATATAAACCTCAGGCTGGCGATGTCATTGTCGACATTGGTGCCGGGCGTGGGGAGGATGTCTTTGCCTTTTCCCAGAAGGTCCGCTCCGAGGGGCATGTCTGGGCGATAGAGGCGCACCCGACGAACTATCGCGTCCTGAACCGGTTCTGCGAGCTCAACGGACTGAACAACGTGCAGACTCTCAACGTGGCCTGCGTGGACGTGCCCGCACGGCTCCACATTGAGACGCTACCGGTCTGGGAATCGAACTTCGTGCGCGGCGGCGGCGCCACTCCGACCAGTTTCCCGGTGGAAGGCGTCACGTTCGACAGCCTGGCCGCTGAAATGGGCCTGGAGCACATCGATTTCCTGAAAATGAACATCGAGGGCGCTGAGCGGCAGGCCTTGCCCGGCTGCAGGAACGCGATGATGCGGACCTCTCACGTTTGTATCGCGGCTCACGACTTCCGCACTGCGCGCGGCGAGGGCGAGGATTTTCGGACACTCGAATTTGTCCGCGAGTTTCTGACAGACTGCGGGTTCGAACTAGTCACGCGCGAGGACGATCCGCGCTACTACGTGCCATACCATGTGCACGGCGTGCGCCGGAGCGAATCAGGCGTCGATGATCTGGGCGCCTAG
- a CDS encoding aldo/keto reductase, producing MSISRRSFLTTAALAAVATEIDAQTGMPMRTLGSTGEKVSLLAFGAGSRWLAYQTPDKGLPALERALKAGVTYVDSAASYGDGQSEQWVGEYLKTHKKNFFLVTKIGGDRSYDDTMRIVERSLKNFGVSQVDLMHIHALGNEDDLAKIEAPNGQLKAMYKLRDQKVARFIGITCHQNPQVLKAALEHNNFDSTQMALNIAQIGNAAPSNKAGQGQTGASGFEAIAMPVALKKKMGLTAMKVFAQEKLLGKAAPEMLLRYAMSLPVAATTVGMPQLEHIDFNTNVAKNFKPLSSEEMKSLPTSVSAQMRASIDHFFADHVDC from the coding sequence ATGAGCATTTCCCGAAGGTCCTTTTTGACAACCGCCGCGCTTGCGGCGGTCGCTACTGAAATTGACGCGCAGACCGGAATGCCGATGCGAACTCTTGGCAGCACCGGAGAAAAGGTCAGCCTGCTCGCATTTGGTGCTGGCAGTCGCTGGTTGGCGTATCAGACTCCCGACAAGGGCCTGCCTGCCCTCGAACGGGCTCTGAAAGCCGGCGTGACCTACGTCGACTCCGCCGCCAGTTATGGCGACGGCCAGAGCGAACAGTGGGTGGGCGAGTATCTGAAGACCCACAAGAAGAATTTCTTCCTCGTCACCAAGATTGGCGGGGACCGCTCTTACGACGACACGATGCGCATCGTTGAGCGCTCGTTGAAGAACTTCGGCGTCAGCCAGGTGGACCTGATGCACATTCACGCGTTGGGCAACGAGGACGACCTGGCCAAGATCGAGGCGCCTAACGGCCAGTTGAAGGCAATGTACAAGCTGCGCGACCAGAAGGTGGCGCGCTTTATCGGCATCACATGCCACCAGAACCCGCAGGTGCTGAAGGCCGCGCTGGAGCACAACAACTTCGATTCGACGCAGATGGCGCTGAACATTGCGCAGATCGGCAACGCTGCTCCTTCGAACAAGGCGGGCCAAGGCCAGACCGGAGCATCCGGATTTGAGGCCATCGCCATGCCGGTTGCGCTGAAGAAGAAGATGGGCCTTACGGCGATGAAGGTGTTCGCCCAGGAAAAGCTACTGGGTAAGGCGGCGCCGGAGATGCTGCTGCGGTATGCGATGTCGCTGCCGGTGGCCGCCACGACGGTGGGCATGCCGCAGTTGGAGCACATCGATTTCAACACGAATGTGGCGAAGAACTTCAAGCCCCTCAGCTCCGAGGAGATGAAGTCACTGCCGACCAGCGTTTCGGCCCAGATGAGGGCATCCATCGACCACTTCTTTGCCGACCATGTGGATTGCTGA
- a CDS encoding secondary thiamine-phosphate synthase enzyme YjbQ — MRQAIHEFTIRTRGKGLYEFTREVDAWVRGCSLRTGLLTLFCRHTSASLVIQENADPDVQTDLARYFERIAPEDNRQYVHTMEGADDMPAHIRSVLTGVQISIPLIDGRLSLGTWQGIYLFEHRASPHHRGVAAHLLGE; from the coding sequence ATGCGGCAGGCGATACACGAGTTCACGATTCGCACGCGCGGAAAAGGTCTTTATGAGTTCACCAGGGAAGTGGATGCGTGGGTTCGAGGGTGCTCGTTGCGGACCGGCCTGCTGACCTTGTTCTGCCGGCATACCTCGGCATCGCTCGTCATCCAGGAGAACGCTGATCCGGATGTGCAGACCGATCTGGCGCGGTACTTCGAGCGCATTGCGCCAGAGGACAATCGCCAGTATGTGCATACGATGGAAGGCGCCGACGACATGCCTGCTCATATCCGGAGCGTTCTCACCGGAGTGCAGATTTCCATTCCGTTGATTGACGGCCGGCTATCGTTGGGCACCTGGCAAGGGATCTATTTGTTTGAACATCGCGCGTCACCCCATCACCGTGGTGTGGCCGCTCACCTGCTGGGTGAGTAG